The following DNA comes from Fusarium fujikuroi IMI 58289 draft genome, chromosome FFUJ_chr03.
tAGGGATCGCCGCCGTTAAGACTCCAGACTTCTGGCTCTTGGTGGTGGCCACACTCAGCATCGCCTCTTCATGGTTTTTCCTGCGCAAGGTTCCAGTCGAGGCCGAGGTGCTTTCTGACCATGCAGTCCGCCTGCATTTCGACTATACCGTTCCCGTGAATGGTACTTTCACCCGCTTATCACGACGACCCTTAATCGAATGGCACTCTTTTGCAACCATCCCCAATCCGCAGGCTAATCAGCATGCTAAGGGTTACTCGTTGGTTGTCTCCAATGCCGGCGACTGGACTCGTTCTTGTATCCAAAACCCTCCCAGTTCCATCTGGGTACGTGGTGTGCCAGCATGTGGTGTGATGCGTATCGCAACTCTCTTCAACAGAATCGTCGTTGTCGCTACAGGATCCGGGATCGGACCGCTACTAGGCCACATTGTCCATCAGACATGTCCTACACAGCTGATTTGGTCTACATCACGACCAGAAGAGTCGTTCGGCAAAGAGCTTGTTGGCCAGGTCCGAGACGCTATTCCGGACGCGGTGATCTGGAATACGAAGACTCAAGGCCGACCAGACCTTGTGCGAATGGGCTATAACCTAGCCAAGAGCTTTGATGCCGAAGCCGTGATAATAATAGCCAACGAGAAGATCACTAAAAAGGTCGTGTACGGCCTGGAGACGCGCGGCGTGCCAGCTTATGGTGCCATCTGGGACAGCTAAGCTGCCCAACCACACACTCTCTTTTTACCAACGTATTTCCTTGAACCTGTTTCTCCAACTTTGTTCGCTCTCATACCTTGTCTTTCCTATTAATCGTTTTTGAGCGTCTGGCTAGATCACACGCTGAATCCCAGTCCATTGTTTTGGGAGTTGTTGTTTCTTTCAATCTCTTTCTGGGCCCAAGTTGTATGCGATATTATGTTTGTTTCTCATTGAATGTGTGTAAAAGTTATTGGCAAGCTcaaaagctgaagaaggaagGGTGACATCATGGTGCTTGAAGATTAGATATGCAAGTATGCAGTAAAACGGTGCGAATCGACCTAGCTTTACCCAAAATGGCAATTTTAAGATCTACGTAATTGGCTCTTtgctcaacaacttcaagattTGCCGTGTGAGAAACCATGTTGTCTTTACGAAGGATAGCTACGACGGCAATCCCGGTGGTTGGGCGCCAGGGCCTACGGGCTGCAGCTCCAAGAACGAGATTTTACTCTCAAGCTGTTGGGCCATTGGTTTACGATTTGCATGAACCCTCACAACCAAAATATGACAAGAGGAACTCTCCAATTTTGTTCCTCCACGGACTTTTCGGATCAAAGAAGAATAACCGAGCCATTAGCAAGTGGgtttatctttcttctggtATGTGAGAGTTGGAACTAATGTGAAAACAGAGCTTTGGCCCGAGACTTAGGAAGATATGTATATGCTTTAGTAAGTAAACGGTCAACAGTTCTGAAAGGTTGATAGAAACTCAATACCAGTTCACAGGATCTCAGAAACCATGGCGAGTCACCTCACAGCAACAAACATGATTATAGTGCCATGGCCCAGGACGTAGCTGAATTCATCGAGGGGCATGGTTTGAAGGAAACAACTCTCATTGGACACTCAATGTCAGTAGCCGATACTTCACAGTAGCCAACACGAACAAACTGACAGATCCAGGGGAGCCAAAACCTCAATGGCCCTTGCACTGCGCTCTCCTGAACTTGTGGCCGACATCGTTTCCGTCGACAATGCCCCGGTGGACGTCTCACTCAGCAGAGACTTCCCCAAGTATGTCCGCGCTATGAAGAAGATCCAGGAAGCCGGTGTCACACGCCAGGCCGAAGCCGACAAGATCCTCAGCGAGTATGAGGAGTCTCTTCCCATTCGACAATTTCTTCTCGGCAACATGTACCTCCCTGAGGGCGAAAAGGTGCGCAAGTTCCGCATCCCTCTCGACACCCTTGGTAAGGCACTGGACAACCTCGGAGATTTTCCTTACAAGAACCCCAATGAGGTCCGATTTGTGAAACCGGCTCTGTTCGTTCGAGGTACCCAGAGCAAGTACGTCCCCGACGACGTGCTACCTCTGATTGGCCAATTCTTCCCCAAGTTTCGacttgttgatatcgatgctGGTCACTGGCTCATTTCAGAGCAACCTGAGGCGTTCAGACAAGGTGAGTGCCCGATTGATGGGCCCAGAGTTTTTGGATAGGCACTAATAATCGACAGCTGTCGTTGAGTTTCTTCAAAAGTCCGAGTGACGCAGGTGAATTGAGCATCATGGGTCTTGTCCCACTATTTGGGGCGAATGCTGGACAACATTTTCATCGCCTCTGTATTATTACTCTATGTTCAATAGATAGAGATACACTGAATATTAGAATTCATGCACACAATATTGAGCACCTTGGAGTGGAACTGTAATGCTGGGTAGATAGGGTATCAGCTTAGAATTCTTCTACGGCTCTCATCTCAAAACGTCCCGCACGACCAGCGTCAAGTCACCACAGCAGCCAATGTCGTAACAAGCAAGTCACACGTCATAAATCATTCGCCGTGTTGACCGAACGTTTTTTTATACCATTCATTCAAAGGAACATGAACCCAATCCCCGGAGCTCCTCTTGTGATGCTACGCCATTTGCGATGACCGAAACAATTTGGTAGGGATGAGTTTATTAGCCGCGAGGCCCCTATTGCCTACCCCGCGCCAACCTGCCAAAATAATCCTTTTAAACCTCCTCCAGGACACGCTCCTTGAACTCCCGCTCAACCTTCTGGCCCTGGTCATCAGTACCAGACTCGCCGTGCAGAGCCATCAAGGCACCAAGGTCGAACTTGGGGGCCTTGAGCAGCTTAACCTTTCGGATGTGGACCTGGGAATTGTTAGACCTTCAGATTCATGCGTGACCGAGGACAATGATTCTACTCACGTTCTGGAGAGGGTAGATGCCCTGGGTGGACTTCTCAATCTCGCGGCCAATGACCTCGGGAATGAGCTTGGAGGTAAGCTGGGTGAGGGTGCAGCTTGAGGCCTCACGCTGGATGATGTCGGTCATCTTGCGTCGGATAGCCCG
Coding sequences within:
- a CDS encoding related to alpha/beta hydrolase yields the protein MLSLRRIATTAIPVVGRQGLRAAAPRTRFYSQAVGPLVYDLHEPSQPKYDKRNSPILFLHGLFGSKKNNRAISKWVYLSSGIALARDLGRYVYALDLRNHGESPHSNKHDYSAMAQDVAEFIEGHGLKETTLIGHSISRGAKTSMALALRSPELVADIVSVDNAPVDVSLSRDFPKYVRAMKKIQEAGVTRQAEADKILSEYEESLPIRQFLLGNMYLPEGEKVRKFRIPLDTLGKALDNLGDFPYKNPNEVRFVKPALFVRGTQSKYVPDDVLPLIGQFFPKFRLVDIDAGHWLISEQPEAFRQDRDTLNIRIHAHNIEHLGVEL